CCCTGTATCAAGTCCCCACACCCCTCACCGCTTTCTGCCAGCCGCGGCTTCTTTGGTTCTCAGCCCTTTTCCCGGGCAAACGCCCTTTTGCGGGACCAAGGCGCACAGGAAATAGACTGGCGCTTGTAAACTATTGCGCATGTCCTACCCCAGCACGCTGGATTCCCACGGAATGCGCAATTGGGCCACCCGCGCCGTGGGGGAATTAGCCCACCGCCGCGATGAGATCAACGCGCTCAATGTCTTTCCCGTACCGGATTCCGATACGGGCTCAAATATGGCGCATACGATGGAGGCAGCGGTAGCGGAGCTGGACAATGGCGGCGATGTCGCTGACTCCCTTGCGATCGGGGCGGTGCGTGGTGCCCGCGGGAACTCGGGAATGGTGCTGTCTCAGGTTCTGCGCGGCATTGCCGAGTCAACTGTGGACTCAGTTATCGACGGTGCTGTCTTTGCCCGCTCCCTGCAGCAGGCCGTGGAGCTGGTGGACCGAGCCATTGTCGAGCCGGTGGAAGGCACAGTTGTCACGGTCTTGAAGGCAGCAGCTGAGGCCGCCGATGACGCTGAAGCGCACACAGGCGCAACCTTGCACAGTATTGTCAGCGCCGCAATCGCTGCCGCGGAAGCGGCCCTCGAGCGCACTCCTTCGCAATTGCCAGCCCTGCGCGAGGCAGGAGTAGTGGATGCCGGCGGCGCTGGCCTCGTTATCCTCTTAGAGTCTCTCCTTGCTGAGATCGAAGGCTCGACCGGGCACACAGGCCTGCCCGAACCGGAGCCGGATACTGAACTGGAAGTGGTCTTTTTCTTCGACGGAGATTTAGACACGCTGCAGGTAGCAATTGAACCGTTGGGAGATAGCCTCGTTATCGCTCGGGCCACCGAGGATAGCGCTAATGTACATATCCACTCCCGGCAAGCTGGCAAGGTCATTGAAACCGCCTTTGGTACAGGAGAGGTAACCAACCTCCACCTGGAGGTGTTGCCTCCTCACGCCGAAGCTGCTTCCGAAGATCCGATTGCTCGCCGAGTATTTGCTGCCGCACCGGCCGGGCCTATAAGCGATCTTCTGGCATCTGCGGGGGTGAGCGTTGTGTCACCGGATGACCCCATTGCGGCGGAACACGAGGACATCGTCCTTGCTACCGGTTTAAGTTCGGAGACCGGAGCCGGGCGTGTAGTGCCCGCGCAATCGCTAGCTGCGGCTCTGGCGGCGATTTCCGTCTATGAACCGGATAACCCAGAGACTGGCGCCGTCGTCGCCGCCATGCGTGATGCTGCCAAGTCCATGCGGGTGGCTTACCCGAGCCAGGAAACCCCGCAGTCAATCATTGCCACTTGCCGCGATCTTTTGGCAGAAGGCGGTGAGCAGGTCACAGTCTTAAGCGCCCTTGACTTGGACCAGGAGGACCTAGCTCAACAGCTTCGCGTGGACGTTATGGCACTGAAAGTACCGGATATCGCAACCGAAATCGGAGTGGAATAGCAATGCTCGGCTGGCAGGACAACCGCCCTTTGACAGAGGTGCTTGCGGCGAAGGACGCCGCGAAGATTACCAAAGCGCTGGGGTATGAGACCTGCGGCGAGCTCTTAGCTCACTATCCGCGAGACTATATCCGCCACAACAAGGACGTCGGCCTAGGAGACGCTGCGGAGGGCGATATCGTCACGGTTACCGGAACCATTACCGGATTCACCCGCCATGACTCGGGCAAGACCACCATCATCAATGTGCAGCTCGATGGCAGCATCATTGCGACGTTTTTCAATGCCAATTACGTGATGCGGATGTTGCACCGCGGACAGCGCGTCATGATGAGCGGCAAGCTTAAGTTCTTTCGCAACCAGCCGCAGTTGCAGCAGCCGGACTTTGTAGAGATCGATGCGTTCGGCCGCCCCGATGGCGAACTGGATGATTACCGCCAGCCGGCGGCCGAATCCGGCAAGAAGCATCGTCCAAAGGCTACCGGCTCGCTGCGGAACCTGTCGCAGTTCGGCAGGCTCGACCAGCTCCTCTTGGAACGCGAATGGATCCCGGTGTACCCGGCCACGTCCAAGGTGACTTCGTGGTACATCATGGGTGCCATCCACTACGTCTTATCTAAGACCCCGCCGATTGAGGAACCGCTGGATTATCAGATGATTATCAGCCTCGATAAGGCAGTGCGGGAAATCCATGAGCCGGGGGAAGCGGGCCCGTACCGTGCGATTCAGCGGCTGAAGTACAACGAGGCTCTGTCCATTGGTCTGGTGATGGCATTGCGCCAGCGAGATGCCGAAGCCCGGACCGCTTCTACCATGTCGGCAACCTTAGGCGGCTACCGCGAAGAATTGCTGAGCCATCTGCCCTTTGATCTGACTGAAGGGCAGCGTCGCGTCATTAGCGAGATCGAAGACGATCTTGCTCGTCCGCTGCCCATGATGAGATTGCTGCAAGGCGAGGTCGGCTCTGGCAAAACCATGGTGGCCACCTGCGCTATGCTGCAGGCTGTTGACGCAGGAACGCAGGCCGCGCTGTTGGCGCCTACGGAAGTGCTCGCCTCCCAACACGCTGCCTCCATTGGGACCTCGGTACCCGAAGGGGTCAAGGTGGTACTCCTGACCGGCTCCATGCGTACGGCGGACAAGCGGCAGGCTTTATTGGATATTGTTTCCGGCGACGCAGACATCATCATTGGAACGCATGCGATTATCCAAGACACCGTGGAGTTCTTTAACTTGGGATTGGTCGTCGTAGATGAGCAACACCGGTTCGGTGTAGAGCAGCGCGATAGCCTGCGGTTAAAGGCACGTGAAGGCCTTAGCCCCCACGTGCTGGTGATGACAGCAACACCGATTCCGCGCACCATTGCGATGACCGTCTTTGGCGACCTCGCCGTATCAACGCTGACCGAGCTGCCCGGTGGTCGCAAACCTATTCAGTCGGCAGTGGTGGCCGAGTGGCGGCCGACCTGGGTGCTACGCGCACTCGAGCGCATACGCGAGGAGGTTGCCCACGGACATCAGGCCTATATCGTTTGCCCGCGCATTGAAGGCAAAGGCGGAGTTCTAGAGCTTGCACAGCAGCTAGAAAACGGTCCTTTCAAGGGACTGCGGGTAGCCATCTTGCATGGAAAGATGCCCAATAAAGACGAGGTAATGACGTCATTTGCTAGGGGAGAGATCGATATCTTGGTCTCTACCACGGTCATTGAGGTGGGCGTGGATGTTCCCAATGCCACGGTAATGCTCATTCGCGAGTCCGAGCATTTCGGCGTTTCCCAGTTGCACCAGTTGCGCGGGCGCGTGGGACGAGGCGGCAATGCCTCCATCTGCCTTTTGCACACAACGGCAGCCGATAACACTCCGTCTTTCCACCGCATCAATCAAATTGCCCAAACCTCCTCGGGTTTTGAACTAGCCGAGCTTGACTTGCGCCAGCGCCAGGAGGGAGACATTTTGGGCACCATGCAGTCCGGAACGCACCGCACATTGCGGCTACTGAACTTGGCGGATGACCAAGACATTGTGGAGCGCACCCACACGGATGCGCGTGCCATGGTGATGCGCAATCCCGAGTTGGCTGAGGAACTCACACGCAATTTGAGCGAAAGCGAACAGGAATACTTGGAGAAGAACTAAGACGGGTTAACCTAGAAGCATGAAAATTTACGCCCCCTTCGCGGGCATCGTCCGCTGCCATGTGAATGTGGGAGACACCGTTGATACCGGAGCACCTCTTGCGACCGTTGAAGCCACGAAGCTCGAGGCTCCCGTAGAAAGCCCGGGACCAGGAAAGGTCCACCGTATTGTGGTCTCTGACTTCAGTGACGTGGTAGGCGGAGACCTTTTGATGGAGATTGGAGAAGCATAAATGACGCGCATTATTTCCGGCGAAGCCCGCGGTCGCACCATTAAAGTGCCAGCAGAAGGAACCCGGCCTACCGCAGATCGCGCCCGCGAAGGGCTGTTTTCATCCCTCACTGCACGGTGGGGCTTTGCTGGATCTTCAGTGCTCGACCTTTTTGCCGGCTCTGGTGCCCTAGGCCTAGAGGCGGCGAGCCGAGGGGCAGAGGAAGCAGTACTGGTGGAATCTTCGGCCGATGCGGTAAAGATCATCCGGCACAACATGGGCGTCGTCAAGCATCCCGGCGTGCGCGTGCAAGAGATGAAGGCAGGCACCTACCTGGCTAGTGCCCCGCGCAAGCACTTCGATCTGGTGCTGGCGGACCCGCCCTATGCTTTTGATGAGGTGGATGCACTCATTGCTGCCATCGAACCAGTGCTTACCGACCGCGCAATGGTAGTAATTGAGCGCCATGTTGATTCCGCGGATACTGTGTGGCCTGCTGGTTTTGAGCCCACCGGCCAGAAGCTGAAGAAGCGCACCTTTGGTATTGCCCGCATGGATATGGCGGTCTATACCCGCCCCGGCAGCGAGGACGCCGAAGGCTAAACCCCTGAAAGGAAAGCGAAAGTAGCATGACTAAGGCCGTCTGCCCTGGATCCTTCGACCCCGTCACCTTGGGTCACGTCGATATCATCAATCGCGCTAACCAGATGTTCGATGAGGTCACTGTGTTGGTTACCGGTAATCCCGACAAGCCCTCTGGGCTTTTTAGCGTGGAGGAGCGTATGGAACTTATCCGCCAGAGCGTGGATTCTTCCATCAAGGTGGATTATTGTTCCGGGCTGTTGGTGGATTACACCACGGAGCATGGGGCAGACGTCCTAGTGAAGGGACTGCGTAGCTCACTGGATTATGAATATGAGCTGCCCATGGCGCAGATGAATCGGCGCCTTTCGGGAATCGATACTGTCTTCCTACTCACGGACGAGAAGTACGGCTATATCAGTTCCTCGCTGTGTAAGCAGGTAGCAAAGTTTGGCGGCGACGTAACGGGTATGTTCCCAGAGCCTGTCGGTCGTGCGGTAAAGGAGAAATACCGGCAGTGAGCCTCGCACTGGTTATTTTCCTCGTCGTTGTCGTTGGTTCGACACTGCAGCGGGTATCCGGAATGGGGCTCGGTCTCATCGGCGGCCCCATCCTCATGTTGATCATGGGGCCGGTCGAAGGCATCCTCGTCATTAATGTTCTGGCCTGCATAAATGCGATTCTGACCACCTATTCCGTGCGTGAGAATGTGAGCTGGAAGAAGTTCGGACTCATAGCCCCAGTCATGGTGATTGGTTCCTTGGCCGCGGCGCTGCTCATTAGGCGTATGGACACGGCAGGGCTCATGATCGTAGTGGGCGCTGCGCTTCTGGCCGCACTGGGGGTTGTCACTTTTGGAAAGAAGTTTGTCCCGCCGATGGAGGGCAAAGGCCCTGCCATCTCCGCCGGTATTCTCGGCGGCTTTACCAACACCTTGGCCGGCGTGGCCGGCCCGGTTATTACCGTCTACGCCCAAGCGGCAAAGTGGCCCCAACATGTCTACGCCGCCACGCTGCAGCCCATTTTTGTTGTAGGCGGATTCTTTTCCGTGATGACCAAGACGCTCACAGGTGCGGCCCACTTTGATGGCTTGCCTTGGGTGATGTGGCCCGCCGGAGTCTTAGGTATGTTCGTCGGCATTTGGGCCGGCACCCGGATTGCCCAGCGTGTTCCGCGAGAAAAGGCCCGCGTGCTCTCACTGAGCGTTGCCGGGTTGGGCGCGGCCAGCGCACTGATTCGGGGTATTTTGACGCTTTCGTAGACGAGTCAGCCACGGCAAAGCCCGCCGGTCCTCTTCGCGGAAGAGGACCGGCGGGCTGAAGGCACTCTGCGGAGTGCTGCGGGAATTAGAGTAGCGACGCCAAAAAGTCCTTGGTGCGTGGCTGTTGCGGGTTATCCAGCACCTCAGCTGGGCTGCCGGACTCGATAACTACGCCGCCATCCATGAAGAAGACCTTATCGGCTACCTCGCGCGCAAAACCCATCTCGTGGGTGACGACGAGCATGGTCATGCCTTCAGCTGCGAGGTCCTTCATAACGCGCAGCACTTCGCCGACGAGCTCGGGGTCGAGGGCGGACGTAGGTTCGTCGAAAAGCATAAGCTTAGGATCCATAGCCACTGCACGAGCGATGGCCACGCGCTGCTGCTGGCCGCCGGAGAGCTGTACCGGGTAGTTATTGGCCTTGGAAGCAAGTCCAACGTCCTCCAACAGCTCCATAGCGCGGGCGCGGGCGGTCTCTTCCGGAATCTTTTTCACCTGCACCGGTGCCTCGATGATGTTTTCAATCACCGTGCGGTGGGGGAAGAGGTTGAAAGACTGAAAGACCATTCCGATATCGGAGCGCTGTTCTGCGGCTTCCTTCTCGCTGATCTCATAAAGGGTGCCGTTCTTTTCGCGGTAGCCAATCAGCTCGCCGTCGACGTAGAGTCGGCCCGCCGTCGCCTTATCAAGGTGATTGACGCAGCGCAGGAAGGTGGACTTGCCGGAGCCCGAGGGGCCTAACAGGCAGGCCACTTCGCCGGGCTGGACCTCAAGGTCAATGCCTTTGAGGACCTCGAGCTGTCCGAAGGACTTATGGACGTTCTGGGCGGAAATCATGGGAGTAGCCATTAGTTTTTAGCCTCCGAAATCACGGATACGTTGCGGGGGATGGTTCCTTCAGCGTCTGCCAGCGCAGCAAGTTGGCGGCCAGTGAGTTCGCGGGTGGCACCGCGCTCAAAGCGGCGCTCCAGGAAGTACTGTCCCACCATCAGCAGGGAAGTAACCACGAGGTACCAGGACGCTGCGACCAGCAACAGCGGGATGGGCTGGAAGAGCGCGGCGGAAATATCCGTGGAACGGCCGAAGATTTCCTCGGTATAAGGAATGGCCACCACGAGGGAAGAGGTCTTGAGCAAGGAAATGAACTCATTGCCTGTGGGCGGAATGATAATGCGCATGGCCTGCGGAAGGACGGTGCGGCGCATGGTCATCCACCAGGACATGCCGAGTGCCTTGGAAGCTTCCTTCTGGCCCTCGGGAACGGAGGTGATACCGGAGCGCACAATCTCGGCCATATAGGCGGCTTCATTAAGCCCCAGGCCCATCACCGCAAGGAAGAAGGCGTTGGTGAGGATCGTCTGCAAAGACACCTCGGTAAAGCCCAAGTTGATGGATTGGTAGATGGCGGATAGCAGGCCCCAGAACACCAGTTGCACATAGATCGGCGTGCCGCGGAAGACCCAGAGGAATATCCAGGAGACGCTGCGCAGCACCGGGTTCGGGGACATGCGCATAACCGCAAGGATGGCACCACCCACAACGCCGATGATCATTGACAAAATGGTGATGGCAATGGTGTGCAGGGAGGCAAGCGCAATGCGCTTATCAAAGAGATACTGGAAGTAGGTGTCCCAGCCAAAGGCCTCGTTGCGGGCGGAGGCGATGATGAACCACACGCCGAGCACGATAAGCAGGCCGGCGAATACCCAGCGCCACGGGTGGCGTAGAGGTCGCGCCTCGATCTTGGCGGGCTTTTCCTTAGGCTCTGCCGTAGCTGGCGTCGCCGCATTTTCATTAACCATTGATCGGCCTTTCATTAATCATTGCCTGGTCTATTAAGCCATCCTCGATGCCCCAACGGGACAAAATTTCTGCATACTCACCGGTTTCGATGAGGTGTTGCAGTGCCGCAGCCGAGGCCTTGCCCAAATCGGAATCCTTGGGTACGGCAAAGCCATAGGGCGATGCTTGGAACATATCGCCTACCTGCCGCATCTTTCCTTCGGAGCGGTTGACCGCCCACGCCGTTACTGGGGAGTCTGCGGACAGGGCATCTGCGCGTCCCATAAGTACCGCCAGCGCGGCGTTGTCACCGGTGTCATAAGACAAAACCGTGAGATCGCCGTTGCACGCATCCTTCTTGGGGCGCACATCGTCGGTTTCAGATACCGTGGTGCGCTGCACCGCGACGGTCAGGCCGCAAGGATTATCCGGGTCAACCTTCTTGGGGCCATCTACTCGCTCGGCCCACTGGATGCCGGCGTAGAGGTGATCTACAAAGTCGAATTCATTGCGGCGCTCGGGGTTATCCGTGAATCCGGATGCGCCCATATCAATCTGGCCCGATTGCACGGCGGGCAGGATCATGGAGAAGTCCTGTTCCATGGGCTGGAAATCGAGTCCCAAGACGCCGGCAACGGCGCGAGCAAGATCGAGTTCAACGCCCTGGAGTGCCCCGTGGGAATCCTTAAGCTGAAATGGGGCATAGGGCGGGTTAGTTCCGGCGGTAAGGACGCCATCGTTGTCGTCATACATGGCGGCAATTTCCGGCACCATTGCGGAATGGGGTTCTTCCCAGCCGTCCGGAGTGGAATCTTCCTCGTTGGTGACGCAGGCGCCCAGGCTCAACGTGGGGACGAGGACCGCGGCGAGAATTGTGCGGCGAGAAAACGAACGCGGCATTACTCTTGCGCCGTCCTTTCATCTATAGCGCGGGCTTTCTTCATATCTGCGAAGATGAACGCGGAGACGATGAGTGCACCGAGGATGAACATGCCGATGATGATGCCGCTAGAGGCATCCTGGTCAGCTCCCCACGGCCATAGGGCGCGCAGAGAACCGAGCATGAAACCTGCCATGGCCATCAGCGTGGGGGCGCGGTGGTGATCCAGCAGGAAATTTAATGCCTTGATGAATGCCGCGAGGCCACACAGGGCACCCAGCGCGAAGACGGCGATAGTGCCTAGGTCACGATCTGAAACCGCGCCAATGATGGGCTGGTAGAGGCCCATGGTCAGCAGGATGAGCGAGCCGGAAATGCCTGGCAGGATGAGTGCGCATACCGCGATGGCGGCGGCGAAGAAGACCACGATGAGGCTGGGGTTCTCGTGCGGTTCGGAGGTGAATCCGGTGATAAAGAAGATCGCAATCGTGGCAACGACGAACGCGATGATGGACGAGGGGCGCAGCCGTTCCTGCTTGGAGAGCATGGATAGCGGTACAAAAATGGACACAGCCACCATGCCCAAAAAGAGCGCTCCGGAAGCCGATACGTGATTTTCCACGAAGTTAGAAAGCACGGTGGACATCCCGAAGACGGCGATGAACATACCGATAGCTACGGAGAGGAGGAAGCTCCATTCGACCTTCTTGAAGCGGCCGGAGATGAGATCGTTGGCGTTGTGGACTGCGCGTTCATAAATGCCCACGATGAGCGCCACGGTGCCACCGGAGATGCCGGGTACGAGCTCGGCCATGCCGATGAGGGCACCGCGGATAGCGTTCAAAATGTACTGCATAAAATAAAAATTTACCTGGGAGGGGACTGGTGCGGAGGGCGACTGGCCTAGCAAGGCGGCAGAAAAGTGCCGAAGAGGGAGGCTAGGCGAACCACAGTGAAGCGTAATGCATATCTTTCATTAGAGGGCGGTTAGCTACCTGCCGCGGCAGAGGGGGATCTTCTCCCTAACCGTAGAGGTAAAACCGTATTCACGAATATTCTGTCAGTTTAATGCACCCCAATGCAACTATGCAGTTTGGGGCAGGATATACGGACTTGGCCACAGTGGGATGGTCCATTCAGAAGCAACCATAAGTTTCCCATTATTCAGTCTCCTGTTTACGCGGGCTTCAACTAGCTGAAAGCTTCACGTCCTAGAATCCCTTGCGTATTCCCGCCATCTTCCCTGAGCAAGCATCCCTTTCCATTCTTAAAGGACTCTCTATGAAAAATCGTTTCGTCCTGCCTGCGCTAACTGCAACCGCGGTGGTGGGAAACCTCGTTGTTGTACCGGCCGCAAGTGCTGCGGAGTTTGGGGCCGAGGGGGCGTCGCCAAGCGAGGGCTCTCGTTTCAGCATCGGCGTCTTACCGGATACCCAGTTCTATTCGCGCTATTCCACCCCGGAGACGGGCAACTTGGCCCAAGCTCGCTACGGAAGCGAACCCTACTTGGCCCAAACTCAATGGTTGGTAGACCACCAAGACGAGCTGAACATGGACTTCGTCACCCACCTGGGCGATGTCGTCGACCAGTGGAACGTGGAGGGCGAATGGCAGGTAGCCGATAAGGCCATGCAGGTCCTCGACGACTCGGATCTGAACTACTCCATCCTGCCCGGCAATCACGACATGGACGTGGAGGGTGCGTCGGCTCACCCGTATGACAAGTGGTTTAGCGCCGATCGTGCCAAGGCCGCTAATCCGGAGACCTTCCAAGAACGTTACACTGCGGTCAATAATGACTCCGAGGCCCACATCTTTGAAGCCGAGGGTCAGAAGTACCTCAACCTTGCGCTCGGCTGGCGCGCCGATGAAAGGGCCATTGCATGGGCGCAAGGCATCATTGATCAGCACCCAGACCTTCCGGTCATTGTGACCACCCATGAGGCCCTCAACATCGACGGGGAGGGCAACGTTTTCTATTCCGATGACTATGGCAAGGGCTTGTGGGATACGTTCATCAAGCGCAACGACCAGATTTTCCTGGTGATGGGTGGCCACCACCACGGTGCGGGCTACCGCGTGGATAAGAACGATGCCGGCCATGACGTCGTTTCCATCTTGCAGGACTATCAGATGGCCTATCAGGGTGGTAATGGATTGCTGGGCGTGCTCGAGTTCGACCTTTCCGGCAAGCAGCTGGAGATGACCGCTCTCTCGCCGTGGGTGGCGCAGAAGCCGCACGAGGAGCTGACGCAGTTCGACAAGCTCACCCTGGATGATGAGGGCGATAGCTACGCCATTCCGTTCGACTTTGAGCAGCGCTTTTCGTCCTTTTCGCCGGATTTCGCCGTGGGCGAGGGCCACCAGCCGGACCTGGCGCAGCGTGCGCGCGACATCGCCGCGGAAGGCTATAGGCCCTATACCATCGCGGAGGATGAGCTGCCCAAGGGTGCGGATGACTTTGCCAAGAACGACCACACGGTATTCCACTGGCGCCCGGGCCAGGCCCAAGACAAGGACGGGCATGCGCTCGCCGACGGCGCCCCTGCCGGCCGCGGCACCACCATCCCCGATATTGCCAGCGATTCCGGCAGCGACCTGCACCGCTCTGGCGCCATGCTAGGCGATCGGGTGACCTATAGCTCCGATCACCACCCGCTGTCCTCTGATTCCGGCTCCCTCTTCTGGTCCGACCCTGCCGGCAAGGTAGGCAATGCCGAGTTCCGCACCGATAAGGGAGCGGCAGCCAATAGCGTCGATACCACCAAGGGGTATACCTTCGAATCCTTCGTCAAGATTCCTAAAGACTTCAATGGTGCCCAGCATGGCTGGGGAAGTGCGCTTAGCCGCGACTCTGCGATCAATAAATTAGTCGACGGCTCCGAAGACACGGACCCTACCGTCATGTTTGGCATCTCCAACCTCCGCGAGCTGCGCTGGTGGGCGGAGCCGAAGCAAGGAAGCGGTTCTACCGTATGGTCCCACGAGGTGCCCAAGGACGAGTGGATGCACATTGCCGTGGTCAATGATCCTCAGCGCGATAGCGTGGAGATGTTCATCAACGGCGCGCCTATCTTACGCAACGCGGTAGGTGCCGAAGGTCTTCTCCCGCGCGACCTGCAGTGGGTTATGGGTGGCGGTTTTGATAACCAGCGCCCGCAGGATCCGTGGTACGGCTGGATCGGCGAGACCCGCCTGACCCAGGGTGTTCTGGGCAAGGACGAATGGCTTACCGCCCGTGCACACGGGGACGGCAAACCGGCTGATACTACGCAGCCAGCCGCGGGCAGCTCCGCATCGAGCAACGGCGCGAGCTCCAAGCCCGCAGTTCTGGGGGCAATCCTCGGCATCGCGGGCGTGGCCGGACTCATCGGTCTTGCACTACCGCAGCTGAAGGCCTCAATCCCGCAAATCAACGCGCTCCTGCGCAAGTACCACCTGCCAACCCTGCCTGAACTGGGCTAAAGCAAAGGCCTCGGTTTCCCTGACTTAGTGGAAACCGAGGCCTTATCTCGTTGTGCCCCTGGTGAGACTCGAACTCACACTGGACGGGTTTTGAATCCGTTGCCTCTGCCAATTGGGCTACAGGGGCGCACAGTGTAAAGGCGGATTGCCTTTGACTGTGAAAATAGTAGCGCAGGCACTAGGCGAATTCCTAATTGGGTATTGGTAGCGGGGGAATGCCCACGTCATCCACAATATCTACAC
This genomic stretch from Corynebacterium tuberculostearicum harbors:
- a CDS encoding LamG-like jellyroll fold domain-containing protein; amino-acid sequence: MKNRFVLPALTATAVVGNLVVVPAASAAEFGAEGASPSEGSRFSIGVLPDTQFYSRYSTPETGNLAQARYGSEPYLAQTQWLVDHQDELNMDFVTHLGDVVDQWNVEGEWQVADKAMQVLDDSDLNYSILPGNHDMDVEGASAHPYDKWFSADRAKAANPETFQERYTAVNNDSEAHIFEAEGQKYLNLALGWRADERAIAWAQGIIDQHPDLPVIVTTHEALNIDGEGNVFYSDDYGKGLWDTFIKRNDQIFLVMGGHHHGAGYRVDKNDAGHDVVSILQDYQMAYQGGNGLLGVLEFDLSGKQLEMTALSPWVAQKPHEELTQFDKLTLDDEGDSYAIPFDFEQRFSSFSPDFAVGEGHQPDLAQRARDIAAEGYRPYTIAEDELPKGADDFAKNDHTVFHWRPGQAQDKDGHALADGAPAGRGTTIPDIASDSGSDLHRSGAMLGDRVTYSSDHHPLSSDSGSLFWSDPAGKVGNAEFRTDKGAAANSVDTTKGYTFESFVKIPKDFNGAQHGWGSALSRDSAINKLVDGSEDTDPTVMFGISNLRELRWWAEPKQGSGSTVWSHEVPKDEWMHIAVVNDPQRDSVEMFINGAPILRNAVGAEGLLPRDLQWVMGGGFDNQRPQDPWYGWIGETRLTQGVLGKDEWLTARAHGDGKPADTTQPAAGSSASSNGASSKPAVLGAILGIAGVAGLIGLALPQLKASIPQINALLRKYHLPTLPELG